From Methylovorus glucosotrophus:
AAGCCACCGGCTCTGCCCGACGATGACACCAGCGCCACCATGCAGGAAGCCATCGAACATCTGCTGGCAGAACATGGCTATGGCCATTACGAAACCTCGGCCTTTGGCAAAGCGGGCAAACGTTGTCGGCATAACCTGAATTACTGGGTGTTTGGGGATTATCTGGGCATCGGTGCGGGCGCTCACAGCAAGCTGAGCTTTCACGACCGCATTCTGCGGCAATCCCGCATCAAGCAACCCAATGCTTACATGAAAGCCGTGGCAGAAACCGGCCACATTGAGGAAGAACGCCTGCTGGACCGGGCTGACCTCGGCTTTGAATTCATGATGAATGCCCTGCGCCTGACCGAAGGCTTTGACCCCATGCTGTTTACCACCATGACAGGACAGGCACTCAGCACGGTGGAACCGGCCCTGCAGCAGGCCGAGCAGCGCGGGCTGATCACCCGCACGCCGGAGCTGATTGCCCCCACCGCGCTGGGGCAGCGCTTTTTGAATGAGCTGTTGCAACTCTTTCTGGAAGAATAAACAGCGCAGTAACCGCGCCAGAGGTCCCAGTCTCGCGGCAGATCACACTCGATCTACCAGCCCGGCTTAATAAAGCCCGTTGAATGTTCTGGTCGGTAAGTCCGTACTTAATACGGATTGCAGCGATTCAAACAATACCCGTAAAAACAGCATGCCCGTCTCGTCCCTGTACTGCGGTGCATTGCGCTCGGAGAGCGCACCGCCGATCTGCAGCCTGTCGTTGATGCGCCAGACACCAGTCGCTTCCGCGGTATAGCTCATGCCATTATTTTTGCTGGAGGCATAGCTATTGCCGTCGTCATTGCCGGGAAACCACGGCGAGGCCGCTTCGGCGATGGACACGGTGGCAAACGCCAGACGCCCCTTCACGATAAACTGCTGGTTTTCACGAGTTAAAAAGTCCAGCGCCGGGCCTATGCTAACAAAGCGTTCCGGGCTGAAATATCCCCCATGCCCCAGCGTGAAATGACTGAGATTTTTTTGATAATGGTCATAATTGAACCCCAACCCCAGCACCGCATATGAAAATGCTGGCAAGTCGAGGTTTTTGCCCACACTGGCAAACACACCCGCATGGCGATTCGTCTCCACACTCTCGCCGTCCAGATATTCCAGGTTAATGGCAGCGCTCACGGACCAGTTATTCCCCAGTTGCTGCAGGCCATTCAAACGAACACCTTTGCGCAGCACGCGCCCCCATTGCTTGCCGGTATAGGGGTCACGCATACCGGTATACGACAGGATGGATTCACGCACCGGCTCTACATACAAACTGCTGGTGAGCGTCGCCAGTTTGCTCATGCTCTGATGCGCCACATAGCCCGTTGGGCGGCTGCTGACCTCGCCGTTATCCGGCGTCATGCCCAAGGCGATATCCCACACATCGTCGCGCCAGCTCACTCGCGGCTCCAGGCCGGTGGTAGAGGTGGTTGGGGAATAGCGCCAGGCACCGGAACTGCCAGAGCCCACCAGCGCATCGCGTGACAATGTGCCGCTATCCAGACGGACCTCGCGCAATGACACATTCAGCTCGCCATAGTTACCCGTCGGCATGCTGGCCTCCAGCACCGGTACCTGACGTATGCTCAACTGCGATAAGCCCTGCGTGCCACTCTTGTCGCGCAACGCGATCCCGGCACCGGCCTGTGGCGCGGCTATGCCACCGGCATCGCCATAGGTGTCAGCATCCAGCGCGCGCGCTTCAAAAAAACGCTTCTGCCCAAACAGCCCTGCCGCCACATGATGCTTGTATTGGCTGGCCAGCGGCTCAGTGGTCGCCAGCGGAGCTATGTCATCTGCCCGGTCCAGCTTGAGATAACTCGCCATGACGCCCGCGGCACTTTCTTCATCCGGCTGCGCCCGGTAAAGGCTGGCAAACACATCGGCAGCCTGTGTGGTATTCCCCAATCCAAACTGGGACCAGGCCTCCATCAGCGAGGCATAGCGAGGCAAGGCCCCGGCCTGCTTTGCCTGCTGCAAGTAGTTCAGCGTCTGCTGACTATCCTGTTGCCCGTAGGCCTGTTTTGCCAGTGCCAGGTAAGCATTCAGCAGCAGATCATTACGCCCGGCATCGTTCGCCGGCAAGCCCTGGGCCACCGTAATCGCTTCTTCGTGATTTTGCTCGCGCGCGAAGACCAAGGCGAGGCCATAGCGTGCATTGTCATTCTGCGGGTCCATTGCCAGTGCGGTCGCAAACAAATCCTGCGCTGCGGCCAGTCGCTCCAGCTTGAAGTCATGCCAGGCCACCAGCAATAGCTGGCTGATATCTTTTCGGGCCACGATCTCTGGCTGCAACTGCTCAAACAGGCGGTCCACCCTGGCATTGTCATGCTGCTTGATGGCAAGCGCCAGACCCTCTACCCCGTTCTGGTATACCAGTTGCTGAAAAAGCTCCTCACCACGCGCCGTACGCGAGGTGGCCGCACCAAGCGCAATCAAGGCCTCCCATTCCTCACGGCTGAGCCAGTGTTGGGCTTTGTACAGAGTGGCGAGCCTGTCTTCTTCCTTCTCGCACTGGGTGACCAGATGCTGCAGCTGCGCTTGCAAGGATTCGCGCTGCCCCAGCGTCGCGCGGGCGGCGGCCAGTGCCCAGGCCTTGTCTATGGCCGCGCAGGAGAAGGCTTCCGGGTATTGCTCACCCAGCTTCACCAGCGCCTCGGTATCCTGCTCGCGGATGACCTGCTCCAGGCGTTGCTCCCTACGCTTTTGCGCCAGCAGCCCCACCAGCTCAGACGGCGCTTTCCAGTCCGGATACTGACTCTGCAGCCTGGCAATGCCCTGCTCCACAAGGTCATACTCATGCTGGTTGAATAGCTTCCACAGGGGGCGGGTATCAGGCGCGCTGGGTGCGGCGTCTTGCTTGGCAGCTACCGCAGCCGGCGCTTTTTTTGCGGGCGTCAGAAAACTGGAAAGCGGCACATTGTTGATCAGCGGCTGGCTTTGCACGCGGCCATTTTTCTCTGGCGTTTGCGATTCGATGGCATCGGATACCGCCTTGGGTTCGCTGATGACATTGGACGGCACAGCCTTGATGGTTGCCTGTGATGCATTTGATTCCTGCTCTGCGACGACTGCCCATGCAGATGGGGTGGCCGTCACCGCGCGCATATTGCCAGCGGCCTCGTCTGCACAAGCAATAACCGGGCATTCGGCCAAGCCGGCCACGGACAGCATCACCACCAGAGCCTTGTATTTCAACGTGCCTGCTCCC
This genomic window contains:
- a CDS encoding cellulose synthase subunit BcsC-related outer membrane protein yields the protein MKYKALVVMLSVAGLAECPVIACADEAAGNMRAVTATPSAWAVVAEQESNASQATIKAVPSNVISEPKAVSDAIESQTPEKNGRVQSQPLINNVPLSSFLTPAKKAPAAVAAKQDAAPSAPDTRPLWKLFNQHEYDLVEQGIARLQSQYPDWKAPSELVGLLAQKRREQRLEQVIREQDTEALVKLGEQYPEAFSCAAIDKAWALAAARATLGQRESLQAQLQHLVTQCEKEEDRLATLYKAQHWLSREEWEALIALGAATSRTARGEELFQQLVYQNGVEGLALAIKQHDNARVDRLFEQLQPEIVARKDISQLLLVAWHDFKLERLAAAQDLFATALAMDPQNDNARYGLALVFAREQNHEEAITVAQGLPANDAGRNDLLLNAYLALAKQAYGQQDSQQTLNYLQQAKQAGALPRYASLMEAWSQFGLGNTTQAADVFASLYRAQPDEESAAGVMASYLKLDRADDIAPLATTEPLASQYKHHVAAGLFGQKRFFEARALDADTYGDAGGIAAPQAGAGIALRDKSGTQGLSQLSIRQVPVLEASMPTGNYGELNVSLREVRLDSGTLSRDALVGSGSSGAWRYSPTTSTTGLEPRVSWRDDVWDIALGMTPDNGEVSSRPTGYVAHQSMSKLATLTSSLYVEPVRESILSYTGMRDPYTGKQWGRVLRKGVRLNGLQQLGNNWSVSAAINLEYLDGESVETNRHAGVFASVGKNLDLPAFSYAVLGLGFNYDHYQKNLSHFTLGHGGYFSPERFVSIGPALDFLTRENQQFIVKGRLAFATVSIAEAASPWFPGNDDGNSYASSKNNGMSYTAEATGVWRINDRLQIGGALSERNAPQYRDETGMLFLRVLFESLQSVLSTDLPTRTFNGLY